The following proteins come from a genomic window of Malus domestica chromosome 02, GDT2T_hap1:
- the LOC103426802 gene encoding uncharacterized protein, whose product MQKMIHAVKSLRTQIRAPSNSGRIASGVVLRQATTISSDPNSKHNMNKAECPDQKTGDVMSQSFGEGYATRSDEEGFGGVFSDNQTFPKTEQDQLIHENHPAYDKTQGSEVKEKEKGRCQTQANASTN is encoded by the exons ATGCAAAAGATGATTCATGCAGTAAAATCACTCAGAACCCAAATCCGAGCACCGTCGAACTCGGGTCGGATTGCTTCCGGAGTCGTATTAAGGCAGGCCACAACTATTTCTAGCGATCCAAACAGTAAACACAACATGAACAAGGCAGAGTGTCCCGATCAGAAAACTGG agaTGTGATGTCCCAATCATTTGGGGAAGGGTACGCGACAAGGTCCGATGAAGAAGGATTTGGAGGAGTGTTTTCGGACAATCAGACTTTTCCGAAGACGGAACAGGATCAGCTGATCCATGAGAATCACCCTGCTTATGACAAGACGCAGGGAAGCGAAgtcaaggagaaggagaaagggAGATGCCAGACCCAGGCCAATGCATCTACAAACTAA
- the LOC103426803 gene encoding uncharacterized protein has product MQKMITAIRLIRPQPPGLIFTPPLPSNFGRKATRVRFKQAASVHVSSKNSNMDKQQEEPTLKTGDILLESFGVGYASRCEDEGYGGIYGAITEQDQLIHDDHPANDKSPGSEVKEKEKARHKTSPSA; this is encoded by the exons ATGCAAAAGATGATCACCGCGATCAGATTGATTAGACCACAACCGCCAGGTTTGATATTCACGCCGCCGCTGCCGTCAAACTTTGGCCGGAAAGCTACCCGAGTCCGATTCAAGCAGGCTGCAAGTGTTCACGTTTCTAGTAAGAACAGTAACATGGACAAGCAGCAGGAGGAACCTACTCTGAAAACTGG AGACATTTTGTTGGAGTCTTTCGGGGTCGGGTATGCATCGAGGTGCGAGGACGAAGGATATGGTGGGATATACGGGGCTATAACGGAGCAGGATCAGCTGATCCATGACGACCATCCGGCCAACGACAAGTCGCCGGGAAGTGAagtgaaggagaaggagaaagccCGACACAAGACGAGTCCCTCTGCATAG